The sequence GATCATTACCGACTGGCTGCCTTCATAGGTCAGGCCGAAGAACGATTTTTTCTGCTCGGCACCCAAACCGCGACCGTTGAGCAGGGTGACGCCGCCGGCGCCGGCGGCTTTGGCCGAGGCGATGGCCTGTTCTTCCAGGTCCTCGGCGAGCATGGCGACCAGTACCGAGAATTTCATGCGGTTGCTCCTCTAAAGCGGCTGAGCTGTTCCATGGCAATGGCGTACAGCATCACCGTAACTATAGGAAAGATCGAGGCGAAGGCGATCAGCCCGAAGCCATCGATGAGGACGCTGCGGCCCTCGATTTGTGAAGCCAGGCCGATGCCCAGCGCGGTAACCAGCGGCACTGTGACCTCCGAAGTGGTCACGCCGCCCAGATCGAAAGCCAGTGGCACGATGAACTTGGGCGCCAGAGCTGTCAGTATGATGACCAGCGCATAACCGCCCATGATGTAATAGTGGATCGAATCACCAGTGATGATCCGGTGAACCCCAAGCGTGATCCCGATGGCCACGCCAAGCGCCACCAGAATGCGGATGTGATTACCCTTGAGCCGGCCATGGGCCGCTTCCTCGGCCTGCTCGCCGATGGCAATCAGGGCCGGTTCGGCCATGGTGGTGGCGAAGCCGATGCAGAAGGCGAACAAATAGATATAGCCCAGAGTATCCAGCGCCATCAGTTGCTCGGCCATGCTCTGGCCGACCGGGAACAACCCCAGCTTGAGGCCGACCACAAAGGCGTACAGGCCGATAATCACCATAGCGAAACCGATGCTCACCCGGCGCAGGTAGGGGATCGGCTTGCGAATCACTGCGTACTGGAAGAACAGGATCACGGCGATGATCGGCAGCACGTCGCGGAGCATGTGCAGCAGATCACCGAGCATGCCCAGGAGGTAGCTGGCGATACTCGGCGCGAGCACATTTTCTGCCTCGCTGGCCAGCCCGTTCAGGCTATCCAGTGCAGCGTTCGGGTCGGCCGGCCACAGGGTGAATACGGCGATACCATATAGCTGGACCACGATCATCGGCACCATCACCGCCAGTGCGACCAGGCCAAAACCGTGTACCAGCGGGTTGCGGCCCTTGATCGAGGAGGCCAGGCCGATACCCAGTGCAGCGATCAGTGGCACGGTGACAATGTTGGTAGTGACTCCACCGGAGTCATAGGCCAGCCCAACGATTTCCTCCGGGGCGAAGAAGGTCACCGCCACCACCAGCAGGTAGCCGCAGATCATGTACCAGTGCAGTGAGTGGCCGAGCAGAGTACGCAACACCCCCAGCGCGACCACAGCCCCGACCGAGGTGGCGACCAGGGCGCGCAGAACAAGGGCATTGATGCGACCTTCGCTGATCAGCTCGGCTTGACTGGCAACCGCGATCAGCGCCGGCTCGGCAATCACGGCGGCAAAGCCCAGGGAAAAGCCGAAAATCATCAGCAGCGGCAGCGAGCCTTTGCGAGCGAAGGCATTGGACAGGTTCTTGCCGACTGGGAAAATGCCCAGTTCCAGGCCCTGAAGAAAAATCGCCACACCGAACACCACGATCAGCAGACCGACCAGCATGCCGATCAGACCATCGGGTACCTGACCGATAACCAGGCTCTGGAACAACCCAACCACCAGCACAATAGGCAGCAGATTGCGGAAAGAGTGTTTGAGAGTATCCCAGAATACCTTCAGATCATTCACAATAGGCGCGGTCCCGGCGTTGATTACTGGACCATACTAGCAGAGGCCGGTGGCATCATACTGACACCCGTCAAGGTACTTGATAAAAAAGTGGACATGGAATGACTAAAGCGACCAGCTTGCGCAAGTGGATGTGGCGGGCCTTTGTACAAAGCGCCCTGATCCCTCTAATTCTTGTCGAGACGGTGCTGGTAGCGGCCTACCTGTTGACCAACGCAGCGATTCGCGATGCCCAGATCGAGCATTTGCGCCAGGCCGCGCTCAGTGACCTGCAAACTTCGGCTGGCCAGGAGGCCGAATTGGTCAGCCAGCGCCTGCAGCACATCAGCGACCTGACTGCCCTGTTCGGCGGCCAGGTGGAGGACGTCCTGACTCGTCCTGACGTGTTTGATGATGCCCAGGAGCGGGCACGCTGGGAGCGCGATGCCAACAATGTTCTCTACAGCCGCAGCGATGATGGTCGGGCGGCAGTGTTCTACTCGGCGGTGACCCCGCCTGAGCGCCAGGACCTGGACAAGGTCATGCGGGTGGCCCAGCTCGACCGGCTGATGAAAGATACTGAGGAGCGCAACAGCCTGGTGGCGGCGGTCTATTTCAACACGCATGACAGCTACAACCGGATCTGGCCCTGGTTCTACACTCCGGACCAGTATCCCTACGACATGGATATTCCGCGCTACAACTTCTATTACCTGGCCGATGCCGAGCACAATCCTGAGCGGCGGGTGGTCTGGACCGACATTTATGTTGATCCGGCCGGGCAGGGCTGGATGATGTCGGCGCTGGCGCCGGTCTATCGTGGCGACTTCCTTGAGGGTGTCGCCGGACTGGACATCACCGTTGGCAACGTCCTTCAGGAAATTTCCAGCCTGCGGGTGCCCTGGGGCGGTTATGCCATGTTGGTCAGCGACGAGTTGAACATCATGGCACTGCCAGCCTCCGGCGAGGCTGATCTGGGCCTGACCGAGTTGACCGACTTCAGTTACGACGAAGCGATTCGCCAGGAAATCTTCAAGCCGTCTGACTTCAATCTGAGCAAGCGCGGCGACACTCGTGATCTGGCCGCTCTGGTAGCCAGTCAGGGTGAAGGGGTTGAGCCTGTGCGGTTGGGTGGGCGCAGTCAGCTGGCGGCCTGGGCAACCATTCCCGAGACCGGCTGGAAACTGATTACCGTAGTCGATGAGGCCGAGGTATTTCGCCAGACCAATGATCTGGCCAGTCATTTTCAGCGGATCGGCTATCTGCTGATCGCCGGGCTGGTGCTGTTCTATCTGCTGTTCTTTGCCGGCATGTGGATTCGTTCGCGCCAGCTCAGCCATCAGTTGGAGCAACCGATTGCCGGCGTTGGGCGGATGATGAGCGAGATTGGCGAGGGCAACTGGTTCCCTGAGCGTCAGGCCTCACCGATCAGTGAGCTGGATCAGATGGCCTCCACCACTGTGGCCATGGGCCGACAACTGGCCGACAGCGAACAGCAGCGTCAGCAGGCCAGTGACCAGTTGGAGCGAGTTTTGGAGTCGACTACTGAAAGTCTTTGGGAGGTCGATCTGGACCAGCGCGAGGTTCAAATCCAGGGGCGCTTGCCCGAACGTCTGGGGTTGGAGGCTACCCGCTTGCCGCTGGAGCGGTTCTTCCAGCGGATTCACCCCGATGACCTGATGGCCGCGCGCGACAGCCTGGCGCCCAGCCGGCTCAACCAGCGGCTGGAAGCCGAGTATCGGCTGCGTGACAGTGCCGGGCAGTATCACTGGGTGCTGGGTCGGGGCCGAGTGGTCGGTACCAGCGACAGTGGCCAGCGGCCGCTGCGGGTGGCCGGAACCCATGTCGATATCGATGCGATCAAGGCGACTCAGGAGGCCTTGCGTTCTGCCAGCAAGCAGGCGCAAACCGCCAATATCGCCAAGAGCCGCTTTCTCTCGAGCATGAGTCATGAACTGCGCACCCCGCTCAACGTGATCCAGGGCTTTGCCCAGTTGCTGGAGCTGGATCTGGAGAAACGCGGCGATGATGCCAAGTTGCGTCGCCAGGTCGAGCAGATCCTGCATGCCAGCCAGCATCTTGGTTCGCTGATCGACGACGTGCTGGACCTGGCCCGGATCGAGGCTGAGCGGCCACAGGTTCATCTGGAAACTGTCGATGCCCGGCAGTTAGTACTCGAATGTGTGGAACAGGTGCGTCCCGAGCTGGAAGCCGCCAGCCTGAGCCTGGATAATTTGTTGCCCGAGCAGCCGGTGCTGGTAGTGGCCGATGTCAGGCGCCTGCGCCAGGTACTGCTCAATCTGCTCAGCAACGCCATCAAGTACAACCGCCCGCAGGGTAGCGTCAGCGTCAGTTGCGAACCCGTTGGAGACCTCTGGCAGGTACGGGTCAACGACAGTGGCCGGGGCATCAGCCTGACCAATCAGACCATGCTGTTCAAACCGTTCCAGCGTCTGGGGCATGAGAACAGCACTATCAAGGGCACCGGTATTGGTCTGGCGCTGTGCAACGAACTGGCCGGACTGATGGGCGGACGCATGGGCTGCAGCAGCCAGGAAGGGATTGGCAGCAGCTTCTGGATAGAACTGCCGGCGGCCCCCGCTCCCGGCAGCCGAACCAGTGATGATCAAGCGACGCAGAGTGGTCTGCTGAATGTGGTCTACGTTGAGGATGATCGTTCCAGTCAGATCCTGGTTGAACATGCGCTGAGCGGACTGGCGCGGGTCACCCTGATCGAGAATGGCCTTGAGGCCCTGCATCTGATTACCGAGCGCCCACCCGAGGTGTTGCTGCTGGATATTGACCTGCCAGACATGCAGGGCGATCGTTTGCTGCGTTCATTGCGCAGCAGCGCCAGAACCCGGGATATTCCGGTGATCGTGATCAGTGCCGGCGCTCTGCCGGAAGACCGCGAGCGGGTCAACGATCTGGATGTGTTGCGCTACCTGACCAAGCCGCTGCAGATCCATGATCTGCGTGAAGCGTTGCAGCAGGTGCAGCGCCAGTTGGCCTGAGTATCGTTACCTGAGATCAGTTCGTGCGCGCTGAAGGGCACGGGATTCTGGAGTCTGCATGAGTGCAACCACGGCTCGCCATGGCGTCATCCTGGCGCTGCTGGCCTATGCCCTGTGGGGCGTCACGCCGCTGTACTTCAAGCTGTTGGCCAGTTTGCCGGCCAGCGAAATCATGGGCCAGCGGGTGCTCTGGTCCTGCGTGTTCGCCTCGCTGCTGATCGTTCTGCTACGCCGTGGCGCCGCCCTGAGCGAATTGCTGCGCCAACCTAGGCGACTGCTGATGCTGACCGCCAGCGGCCTGCTGATCGGCTTCAACTGGTTGGTATTCATCTGGGCGGTGAACAATGACCAGATGCTCGACGCCAGTCTGGGCTACTACATCAATCCGCTGGTTAACGTATTGTTGGGGCTGCTGTTTCTCGGTGAAAGACTGCGTCGCCTGCAATGGCTGGCGGTTTTGCTGGCCAGTGCCGGGGTGGTGCTGGAGCTACTGAAGCTTGGTCGCATGCCTTGGGTTGCCATGGCGCTGGCGTTGAGCTTTGGCTTTTACGGACTGTTGCGCAAGAAGGTGGCGCTGGATGCCCTGAGCGGCATGTGGGTCGAAACCGCGCTGCTGGTGCCGCTGGTGCTGATCTATCTGTTTTTCTTTATCGATGCCCAAACCCTGAGTCCGGCGCTGTACAGCGGCCCGCTCGGTTGGTGGCTGGTGGCCGCCGGGCCGGTGACGATGATACCGCTGATGTGCTTCGCCGCTGCGGCTACCCGGATTCCGCTGTCGATGCTGGGGTTCTTCCAGTACATCGCCCCCAGCATGGTGTTTATTCAGGCGGTATGGCTGTTCGGCGAGGCCTTGACCTTTGAGCGGGTGCTGACCTTTATCTGCATCTGGACCGGACTTTTGATCTACAGCCTGGATGTGTGGCGGGCCCATCGTCAGAGCCGATTACTGCAAAGCTGAGGCGCCCCAAGGCTTAACACCAGACCAACCCTTGGCAAGGTGACTTCTTCAGCGCGTCGAGGCGGGTGGCTAATGTGCCGCAATGGAGCACATTCGAATGTTGATCCTTCAGATCACTGCGCATCCAGATGAATTTCCACCATCAGGTCGTCGGCCAGGCTTTCCAGGTCGCGGCGCAGGGCGGCCAGGTCGGTTTGCGGGTAAACGCCCAGATGGGCTTCGGCCTTGAACAGCAGGTCGGCGCTCATCGGGGCCGGGGTGCATTCGGTTTCCAGGCTTTCGACATTGACGCCGTGGCGGGCCAGTATCTGGGATACTTCGTGGACGATGCCGGGGCGGTCATTGCCCAGCAGGTTGAGCCGCAGGCTGGACTGTGCCGGGCTTTCGGCCTGGCCGCTGACGGCGACCTGAATATTGATACCCTGGTGCGACAGCGCTTCCAGATCGATGCGCAGGGCTTCCACCTTGTCGCTGGCGATATCCACC is a genomic window of Halopseudomonas phragmitis containing:
- a CDS encoding hybrid sensor histidine kinase/response regulator — encoded protein: MTKATSLRKWMWRAFVQSALIPLILVETVLVAAYLLTNAAIRDAQIEHLRQAALSDLQTSAGQEAELVSQRLQHISDLTALFGGQVEDVLTRPDVFDDAQERARWERDANNVLYSRSDDGRAAVFYSAVTPPERQDLDKVMRVAQLDRLMKDTEERNSLVAAVYFNTHDSYNRIWPWFYTPDQYPYDMDIPRYNFYYLADAEHNPERRVVWTDIYVDPAGQGWMMSALAPVYRGDFLEGVAGLDITVGNVLQEISSLRVPWGGYAMLVSDELNIMALPASGEADLGLTELTDFSYDEAIRQEIFKPSDFNLSKRGDTRDLAALVASQGEGVEPVRLGGRSQLAAWATIPETGWKLITVVDEAEVFRQTNDLASHFQRIGYLLIAGLVLFYLLFFAGMWIRSRQLSHQLEQPIAGVGRMMSEIGEGNWFPERQASPISELDQMASTTVAMGRQLADSEQQRQQASDQLERVLESTTESLWEVDLDQREVQIQGRLPERLGLEATRLPLERFFQRIHPDDLMAARDSLAPSRLNQRLEAEYRLRDSAGQYHWVLGRGRVVGTSDSGQRPLRVAGTHVDIDAIKATQEALRSASKQAQTANIAKSRFLSSMSHELRTPLNVIQGFAQLLELDLEKRGDDAKLRRQVEQILHASQHLGSLIDDVLDLARIEAERPQVHLETVDARQLVLECVEQVRPELEAASLSLDNLLPEQPVLVVADVRRLRQVLLNLLSNAIKYNRPQGSVSVSCEPVGDLWQVRVNDSGRGISLTNQTMLFKPFQRLGHENSTIKGTGIGLALCNELAGLMGGRMGCSSQEGIGSSFWIELPAAPAPGSRTSDDQATQSGLLNVVYVEDDRSSQILVEHALSGLARVTLIENGLEALHLITERPPEVLLLDIDLPDMQGDRLLRSLRSSARTRDIPVIVISAGALPEDRERVNDLDVLRYLTKPLQIHDLREALQQVQRQLA
- a CDS encoding DUF1538 domain-containing protein; the encoded protein is MNDLKVFWDTLKHSFRNLLPIVLVVGLFQSLVIGQVPDGLIGMLVGLLIVVFGVAIFLQGLELGIFPVGKNLSNAFARKGSLPLLMIFGFSLGFAAVIAEPALIAVASQAELISEGRINALVLRALVATSVGAVVALGVLRTLLGHSLHWYMICGYLLVVAVTFFAPEEIVGLAYDSGGVTTNIVTVPLIAALGIGLASSIKGRNPLVHGFGLVALAVMVPMIVVQLYGIAVFTLWPADPNAALDSLNGLASEAENVLAPSIASYLLGMLGDLLHMLRDVLPIIAVILFFQYAVIRKPIPYLRRVSIGFAMVIIGLYAFVVGLKLGLFPVGQSMAEQLMALDTLGYIYLFAFCIGFATTMAEPALIAIGEQAEEAAHGRLKGNHIRILVALGVAIGITLGVHRIITGDSIHYYIMGGYALVIILTALAPKFIVPLAFDLGGVTTSEVTVPLVTALGIGLASQIEGRSVLIDGFGLIAFASIFPIVTVMLYAIAMEQLSRFRGATA
- the rarD gene encoding EamA family transporter RarD, with product MSATTARHGVILALLAYALWGVTPLYFKLLASLPASEIMGQRVLWSCVFASLLIVLLRRGAALSELLRQPRRLLMLTASGLLIGFNWLVFIWAVNNDQMLDASLGYYINPLVNVLLGLLFLGERLRRLQWLAVLLASAGVVLELLKLGRMPWVAMALALSFGFYGLLRKKVALDALSGMWVETALLVPLVLIYLFFFIDAQTLSPALYSGPLGWWLVAAGPVTMIPLMCFAAAATRIPLSMLGFFQYIAPSMVFIQAVWLFGEALTFERVLTFICIWTGLLIYSLDVWRAHRQSRLLQS
- a CDS encoding glycine cleavage system protein R, whose protein sequence is MTTPLVLTVICADKPGLVESLAQTINRHGGNWLESRMARMAGQFAGILRVDIASDKVEALRIDLEALSHQGINIQVAVSGQAESPAQSSLRLNLLGNDRPGIVHEVSQILARHGVNVESLETECTPAPMSADLLFKAEAHLGVYPQTDLAALRRDLESLADDLMVEIHLDAQ
- a CDS encoding transcriptional regulator yields the protein MKFSVLVAMLAEDLEEQAIASAKAAGAGGVTLLNGRGLGAEQKKSFFGLTYEGSQSVMIFVLEKKLSLRVMKQLVKDLDLKNHTRGVVFTLPIEHIAGIAHQQIEHFEQLIKNEI